One stretch of Arachis duranensis cultivar V14167 chromosome 1, aradu.V14167.gnm2.J7QH, whole genome shotgun sequence DNA includes these proteins:
- the LOC107483737 gene encoding probable phospholipid-transporting ATPase 8, whose translation MNMTKSLFEQFMRVANFYFLVIGVLAMTKLAPYTAVSAIVPLWVIVGVTMVKEGIKDWRRKIQDEVVATPPKLQVIKAKVRAGFSPKLTAATPVAISAETIKETSSTTAKKLANFMIFVLILGFKNPRKNDKLL comes from the exons ATGAACATGACAAAGTCACTCTTTGAGCAGTTTATGAGGGTTGCTAATTTCTATTTCTTGGTCATTGGTGTCTTGGCAATGACAAAGCTTGCTCCATACACTGCTGTCAGCGCAATCGTTCCTCTCTGGGTCATCGTTGGGGTGACCATGGTCAAAGAGGGTATCAAAGATTGGCGTCGCAAGATACAG GATGAAGTTGTAGCTACGCCACCTAAATTACAGGTGATTAAAGCGAAAGTAAGAGCTGGATTCTCCCCTAAACTTACTGCAGCTACACCAGTGGCTATCTCGGCTGAGACCATCAAAGAGACAAGTTCTACAACTGCTAAAAAACTGGCCAACTTTATGATTTTTGTGCTTATTCTAGGCTTTAAGAACCCAAGAAAGAATGATAAACTACTTTGA
- the LOC107488414 gene encoding uncharacterized protein LOC107488414, producing MPIEQFTFDDPMPRHRLHVTPQYFPSTLNGETNSRANWYHGILFVSQIGTSKALASCLCDLFESFSVVTELVDARDYVPEALPKENLVVLVASTSEVWNQFLGQDFISTDNRSVGAMMFAGRIVNYAKGYKFGSLVVNAYGFSAFVAGKGASGDDTNLMAKAANHIRDLGDTAELNGDFDSWWGSVVGVLQGAVSGGAADAMCGEYDPEDVGSSDPKLSMTQRLYLFVENINLKRDHVGPAITRRMLTITEANFIKNGTVDLEDGGHVTAKWPLRDGLLVDYPLPYMQGVCSVGHSFFFAGGNDLNIIDPELCLNWDDQHPSRMWCLKYEGSNWSWKFCGSMFCCRYRPLVVPYDGKLYIFGGTGTANCWVDIYSLKSGLWETREVPESALLSYCRNPDSYFLWEDSTKPHKKTHIVLYSCGDEGLMSYDVKANNWEYLDWNFPPVPEYCPRKLVRLGCSHYLLIVDFAPMWHIYDLSNMNVVG from the exons ATGCCTATAGAGCAATTCACGTTTGATGATCCAATGCCACGTCACAGGCTGCACGTTACACCTCAGTATTTTCCGTCGACTTTGAACGGAGAAACCAACTCAAGGGCTAATTGGTATCACGGA ATTCTATTTGTTTCCCAAATCGGAACCTCAAAAGCCCTAGCTTCGTGCCTCTGCGATTTGTTCGAGTCGTTCAGCGTCGTTACGGAGCTCGTAGATGCCAGGGATTACGTGCCCGAAGCCCTACCCAAGGAGAACCTTGTCGTCCTCGTTGCTTCAACTTCGGAAGTTTGGAACCAATTTCTCGGACAAGATTTCATCTCCACTGACAACCGTTCTGTCGGAGCAATGATGTTCGCCGGTCGGATCGTCAATTACGCGAAGGGCTATAAGTTTGGATCGTTAGTTGTGAATGCTTACGGTTTCAGTGCGTTTGTCGCCGGCAAAGGGGCTTCTGGAGATGACACGAATTTGATGGCTAAGGCTGCCAATCATATTAGGGATTTGGGGGACACTGCTGAATTGAACGGGGATTTTGACAGCTGGTGGGGAAGTGTTGTTGGGGTTTTGCAAGGTGCTGTTTCGGGAGGTGCTGCTGATGCCATGTGCGGGGAATATGATCCTGAG GATGTTGGTTCTTCTGATCCAAAGCTATCCATGACGCAGCGCTTATACCTGTTTGTGgaaaatataaatcttaaaagaGATCATGTTGGGCCAGCCATCACGCGAAGGATGTTAACTATAACTGAGGCCAACTTTATTAAGAATGGCACTGTTGATCTTGAAGATGGAGGTCATGTAACTGCCAAATGGCCTCTTAGAGATGGTCTATTGGTCGATTATCCATTACCATATATGCAAGGAGTTTGTTCTGTCGGTCACAGCTTCTTCTTTGCTGGTGGTAATGACCTGAATATTATTGACCCAGAATTGTGTTTGAATTGGGATGATCAACACCCCTCAAGGATGTGGTGCCTCAAGTATGAGGGTTCTAATTGGAGTTGGAAGTTTTGTGGAAGCATGTTCTGCTGCCGATATAGACCCTTAGTAGTCCCCTATGATGGCAAATTGTACATCTTTGGGGGTACTGGAACTGCAAATTGCTGGGTTGATATTTACAGCCTAAAATCAGGTCTATGGGAAACAAGGGAAGTGCCCGAAAGTGCTCTCTTGTCATATTGCAGGAACCCTGACTCTTACTTTCTGTGGGAGGACAGCACCAAGCCTCACAAGAAGACCCACATTGTATTGTATTCTTGTGGTGATGAAGGGCTCATGTCATATGACGTCAAGGCTAACAATTGGGAATACCTTGATTGGAATTTTCCGCCAGTTCCTGAATATTGTCCAAGGAAACTTGTTCGTTTGGGATGCAGTCATTATCTTCTGATTGTTGACTTCGCTCCAATGTGGcatatttatgatttatctaaCATGAATGTTGTGGGATGA
- the LOC107488503 gene encoding uncharacterized protein LOC107488503, translated as MAMFKQALKDYFVYEGKELMYLKNEPKRIRARCAEEGCPWLVFCSHNSQSLNFQIKTFIGEHNCGRNLSSNMADRAWVTSKLVKRLVTQPLMTPKKALEYMKQDYNVHINYRMIYRAFKAAREQAIGKEREQYGKLHDYLNEIHRSNPGSTGMVDVIPQLEGRPLFNRLYISLDACKKGFKVRCRPLIGLDGCFLKGYFGGHLLSAVGQDANNSFFVIAFAVVEAENTDS; from the coding sequence ATGGCAATGTTCAAGCAAGCACTTAAGGATTACTTTGTATATGAGGGAAAAGAGCTTATGTATTTGAAGAATGAGCCAAAGAGGATTAGAGCAAGGTGTGCTGAAGAGGGTTGTCCATGGCTGGTGTTTTGCTCTCATAATAGTCAGAGtctaaattttcaaatcaaGACATTCATTGGAGAGCATAACTGTGGTAGGAATTTGAGCAGCAACATGGCTGATAGAGCTTGGGTGACAAGTAAGTTGGTAAAAAGGTTGGTAACTCAACCTCTAATGACTCCGAAAAAGGCACTAGAGTACATGAAGCAGGACTATAATGTCCATATAAACTATAGGATGATATACAGAGCCTTCAAAGCTGCTAGAGAGCAAGCAATTGGAAAGGAGCGAGAACAATATGGAAAACTACATGACTACTTAAATGAAATTCACAGAAGCAATCCTGGATCCACTGGTATGGTTGATGTAATTCCTCAACTGGAGGGTCGTCCACTCTTCAATAGGTTGTACATTTCACTGGATGCTTGCAAGAAAGGCTTCAAGGTGCGCTGTCGTCCCCTGATCGGATTGGATGGATGCTTCTTAAAAGGGTACTTTGGTGGTCATCTGTTGTCAGCTGTAGGGCAGGATGCCAATAATAGTTTCTTTGTTATAGCATTTGCTGTAGTTGAAGCTGAGAACACTGATTCCTAG